The following coding sequences are from one Mycobacterium bourgelatii window:
- a CDS encoding bifunctional aminoglycoside phosphotransferase/ATP-binding protein produces the protein MTADTPGVSTATAAVPYFDARETHTAMVVFAGDRAYKVKKPVLTDFVDFRTAAQRERACRREVELNSRLSPDSYLGVAELTDPTGGPAEPIVVMRRYRDEDRLASMVNRGENVQGALDRVAEVLADFHRHALRGESIDAQGEAGTVGKRWRDNLWELHQYAGTIPGVTEESVDRIERLATEYISGRAHLFAHRIEEGCVVDGHGDLLADDIFVVDGEPALLDCMEFDDQLRYVDRIDDAAFLAMDLEFLGRKDLGDYFMERYIAHSGDESTPSLWHFYIAYRAVVRAKVECVRVTQGASAAAADAVRHLSLATEHLQDGAVRLALVGGNPGTGKSTVARALAEQVGAHVISTDDVRRELLESGVISGDPGVLDSGLYSPDNVATVYEIVLRRARVCLDHGRSVILDGTWRHPHWRAEARRIAAETHSQPVEIRCAAGIEMTADRIVTRPAGNSDATPEIAAALAARPSGWDQAFRIDTSQPLASSAAQALEVWRKAI, from the coding sequence ATGACCGCCGACACGCCTGGCGTGTCAACGGCGACGGCCGCCGTGCCCTACTTCGATGCGCGGGAAACCCACACGGCGATGGTGGTGTTCGCCGGCGACCGAGCGTACAAGGTGAAAAAGCCTGTGCTCACGGACTTCGTTGACTTCCGCACTGCGGCCCAGCGCGAGCGGGCGTGCCGACGCGAAGTCGAGTTGAACAGCCGGTTGTCACCCGACAGTTATCTTGGCGTCGCCGAACTCACCGACCCGACCGGAGGTCCCGCGGAGCCGATCGTTGTGATGCGCCGCTATCGCGACGAGGACCGCCTGGCGTCCATGGTCAACCGCGGGGAGAACGTCCAGGGGGCGCTGGACCGCGTTGCCGAAGTGCTGGCCGATTTTCACCGGCATGCCTTGCGCGGCGAGTCAATCGACGCTCAGGGCGAGGCCGGCACAGTCGGTAAACGTTGGCGAGACAACCTGTGGGAACTTCATCAGTACGCGGGAACGATCCCGGGGGTCACCGAGGAATCGGTAGACCGGATTGAGCGTCTTGCGACCGAATACATTTCGGGTCGTGCGCATCTGTTCGCGCACCGGATAGAAGAGGGGTGCGTCGTCGACGGTCACGGTGACCTGCTCGCGGACGACATTTTTGTCGTTGACGGCGAACCGGCCTTGTTGGACTGCATGGAGTTCGACGACCAACTGCGTTACGTCGATCGGATCGATGACGCCGCGTTCCTCGCGATGGATCTGGAGTTCCTGGGCCGCAAGGATCTTGGTGACTACTTCATGGAGCGCTACATTGCGCACTCGGGGGACGAGTCGACCCCGTCGTTGTGGCACTTCTACATCGCCTATCGCGCTGTGGTGCGGGCGAAGGTCGAGTGTGTGCGGGTGACGCAGGGTGCGTCGGCCGCGGCGGCGGACGCGGTGCGGCATCTCAGCCTCGCGACCGAGCACTTGCAGGACGGCGCCGTGCGGTTGGCGTTGGTCGGGGGGAATCCGGGCACCGGCAAGTCGACCGTGGCGCGTGCACTTGCTGAACAGGTTGGAGCGCATGTTATTTCGACCGACGACGTACGTCGGGAATTGCTGGAGTCGGGCGTCATCAGCGGCGATCCAGGTGTGCTGGACTCGGGACTGTACAGTCCCGACAATGTCGCGACGGTCTACGAGATCGTGCTGCGCCGGGCTCGCGTGTGTTTGGACCACGGCCGCTCAGTGATCCTCGACGGCACCTGGCGACACCCGCACTGGCGTGCAGAAGCGCGGCGTATCGCTGCCGAAACACATTCTCAGCCGGTCGAAATCAGGTGTGCGGCGGGGATCGAGATGACCGCCGACAGGATAGTGACTCGGCCGGCGGGCAACTCCGACGCGACTCCCGAGATCGCCGCGGCGTTGGCGGCTCGGCCGAGCGGGTGGGACCAGGCGTTCCGAATTGACACTTCCCAGCCGCTCGCTTCGTCGGCGGCACAGGCGCTCGAGGTGTGGCGCAAAGCAATCTGA